From the genome of Cryptococcus tetragattii IND107 chromosome 6, whole genome shotgun sequence, one region includes:
- a CDS encoding ATP synthase subunit beta, mitochondrial, whose amino-acid sequence MTLVSRSAIRLSRRGGQQLKNARANAALFKTAANQAKNIVPKFAASSSRVTLPAKAANAARTYATPAGLQTGSIKTVIGAVVDVHFDSDNLPPILNALDVQFGEGQTAPEGGRLVLEVAQHLGENTVRCIAMDGTDGLVRGQKVVDTGAPIKIPVGPATLGRIMNVIGQPIDQRGPIKGVKEAPIHADAPEFVDQSTQAEVLETGIKVVDLLAPYARGGKIGLFGGAGVGKTVLIQELINNIAKAHGGYSVFTGVGERTREGNDLYHEMRETGVINLEGDSKVALVFGQMNEPPGARARVALTGLTIAEYFRDEEGQDVLLFIDNIFRFTQAGSEVSALLGRIPSAVGYQPTLSTDMGGMQERITTTKKGSITSVQAVYVPADDLTDPAPATTFAHLDATTVLSRSIAELGIYPAVDPLDSKSRMLDPRVVGQRHYEIATKTQQILQSYKSLQDIIAILGMDELSEEDKLTVERARKIQRFMSQPFAVAQVFTGIEGRLVPLKETVNAFEEILDGKHDHISENSFYMVGGIEDVKAKHEKSLKEQGA is encoded by the exons ATGACCCTCGTCTCCCGCTCCGCTATCCGTCTCTCCAGGCGAGGTGGCCAGCAGTTGAAGAACGCCCGTGCCAACGCCGCCTTGTTCAAGACCGCGGCCAACCAGGCCAAGAACATTGTCCCCAAGTTcgccgcctcctcctctaGGGTCACTCTTCCTGCCAAGGCTG CCAACGCTGCCCGCACCTACGCCACTCCCGCTGGCCTCCAGACTGGTTCAATCAAGACCGTCATTGGTGCCGTCGTTGACGTCCACTTCGACTCCGACAACCTCCCCCCTATCCTTAACGCCCTCGACGTTCAGTTTGGTGAGGGTCAGACCGCTCCCGAGGGTGGCCGACTCGTTCTTGAGGTTGCTCAGCACTTGGGTGAGAACACTGTCCGATGCATTGCCATGGATGGTACCGATGGTCTTGTCCGAGGCCAGAAGGTTGTCGACACTGGTGCTCCCATCAAGATCCCCGTCGGTCCTGCTACCCTCGG TCGTATCATGAACGTTATTGGTCAGCCCATTGACCAGCGTGGTCCCATCAAGGGTGTCAAGGAAGCCCCTATCCACGCCGACGCTCCCGAGTTCGTTGACCAGTCTACCCAGGCTGAGGTTCTCGAGACTGGTATCAAGGTCGTCGACCTCCTCGCCCCCTACGCTCGAGGTGGAAAGATTGGTCTTTTCGGTGGTGCCGGTGTCGGCAAGACTGTGCTTATTCAGGAGCTCATTAACAACATTGCCAAGGCCCACGGTGGTTACTCTGTCTTCACTGGTGTCGGTGAGCGAACTCGTGAGGGTAACGACTTGTACCACGAAATGAGGGAGACTGGTGTCATCAACCTTGAGGGTGACTCCAAGGTCGCTCTTG TCTTCGGTCAGATGAACGAGCCCCCTGGAGCCCGTGCCCGAGTTGCTCTTACTGGTTTGACCATTGCCGAGTACTTCCGTGACGAGGAAGGCCAGGATGTGTTGCTTTTCATTGACAACATTTTCCGATTCACCCAGGCCGGTTCCGAGGTGTCTGCCTTGCTCGGTCGTATCCCCTCTGCCGTCGGTTACCAGCCCACTCTTTCCACCGATATGGGTGGTATGCAGGAGCGAAT TACCACCACCAAGAAGGGTTCCATTACCTCCGTCCAGGCCGTCTACGTCCCTGCCGATGACTTGACTGACCCTGCCCCCGCCACCACCTTCGCGCACTTGGACGCCACCACTGTGTTGTCTCGATCCATCGCCGAGTTGGGTATCTACCCTGCCGTCGACCCTCTTGACTCCAAGTCCCGAATGCTCGACCCCCGAGTTGTCGGTCAGCGACACTACGAGATTGCCACCAAGACTCAGCAAATCCTTCAGTCTTACAAGTCTCTCCAGGATATCATTGCCATTCTTGGTATGGACGAGTTGTCCGAAGAGGACAAGTTGACTGTCGAGCGTGCCCGAAAGATCCAG CGATTCATGTCTCAACCTTTCGCCGTCGCTCAGGTCTTCACCGGTATTGAGGGTCGACTTGTCCCCCTCAAGGAGACTGTCAACGCTTTCGAGGAGATCCTCGACGGTAAGCACGACCACATCTCTGAGAACTCTTTCTACATGGTCGGTGGTATCGAGGACGTTAAGGCCAAGCACGAGAAGTCTCTCAAGGAGCAGGGTGCTTAA
- a CDS encoding protein BTN1, translated as MNTTHNNVHHRHSPHSATRTTPVIETTPALGSGNRADTGDDNQPGRRSGSVDGEDIDRFISDNQTTDELPMLTGSKHANKRLFAAFMIFGLLNNVLYVIILSAALDLVSADTPKGVVALFNIFPALITKVVWPLLSNGKIRYTRRVGFCTLCSWFGIMITALSSSLSPRLLGISLASLSSGMGELTFLQLTTTLPTEATSKTALGAWSSGTGFAGIAGAGIWWLLRGLGVKAGLGLSSFVPLFFPITYKYILPPFPHLETFPIPSTYRPLPTSSLLSDNANSRSPAILTSVPSSEYVPQHTPLLSSGFIDRNRDRNRDGEEEMDGGKTLEGVGALRLTTQEKMELLRPLVVRYMLPLCAVYVEEYVINSGVAPTLVFPLPTYGIWSWLFKSPRDYYPFWSLTYQTFVFLSRSSLSLGLPPIPKRLLPLPAIIQFLVLSLLYLQAKAFFFSSPAYTPPAEGEAGGVDRSITIVFLLICLEGLCGGSGYVNTFYHVGREGNGDENDDDDGGNEMGADQRVLKVTGMEKKAMEREFRIGAVGAADSTGILFASLISMPLEIALCQSQVDQGRTMCREL; from the exons ATGAACACCACTCATAACAATGTGCATCACCGACATTCACCACACTCTGCCACTAGAACCACGCCCGTCATCGAAACTACGCCTGCACTTGGATCGGGTAATCGTGCCGATACTGGAGATGATAACCAGCCTGGCAGGAGGAGCGGTTCCgttgatggagaggatatCGATCGGTTTATATCTG ATAATCAAACAACGGATGAACTGCCAATGCTAACAGGGTCAAAGCACGCAAACAAGCGGTTATTTGCTGCATTCATGATCTTCGGTCTTTTGAACAATG TTCTCTACGTGATCATCTTATCAGCAGCGTTAGACCTCGTTTCGGCTGATACCCCCAAAGGTGTTGTCGCCCtgttcaacatcttccctGCGTTGATCACGAAAGTTGTCTGGCCACTGCTCTCAAATGGAAAAATTAGGTATACCAGAAGAGTGGGGTTTTGTACGCTTTGTAGCTGGTTCGGCATCATG ATAACCGCGCTATCTTCATCCCTATCTCCACGTCTTCTCGGGATATCCTTAGCCTCATTATCCTCCGGTATGGGTGAACTCACCTTCTTACAACTTACGACCACCCTCCCAACCGAGGCAACGTCCAAGACTGCTTTGGGGGCGTGGTCTAGTGGGACGGGGTTTGCGGGTATAGCGGGCGCGGGGATATGGTGGCTGTTAAGGGGATTGGGCGTAAAAGCTGGATTGGGGTTGTCTAGT TTTGTACCATTGTTTTTCCCAATTACTTACAAATACATTTTACCTCCCTTTCCTCACCTTGAGACTTTTCCAATCCCATCTACTTATCGACCCCTTCCAACGTCTTCATTATTATCAGACAATGCCAATTCTCGGTCTCCTGCGATCCTCACCTCGGTGCCGTCGTCCGAGTATGTCCCCCAACATACCCCTCTCCTATCTTCCGGATTTATTGATCGGAATAGGGATAGGAAcagggatggggaggaagagatggatggggGTAAGACTTTAGAAGGGGTGGGAGCTTTACGATTGACGACgcaggaaaagatggagttgCTGCGACCGTTGGTAGTGAGATACATGCTTCCGCTTTGTGCAGTTTACGTAGAGGAATATGTCATCAACTCG GGAGTAGCACCTACGCTAGTTTTCCCACTGCCGACGTATGGAATTTGGTCGTGGCTCTTCAAATCTCCTCGTGATTACTATCCTTTTTGGTCACTCACTT acCAAacttttgtttttctttcccgctcatccctctctctcggCTTACCCCCTATACCAAAACGCCTCCTTCCGTTACCGGCAATCATCCAATTCCTcgtcctttcccttctttaTCTTCAAGCAAAGGcgtttttcttctcttccccgGCTTATACCCCTCCAGCAGAGGGAGAAGCTGGTGGGGTGGATAGGAGTATTACAATTGTCTTCTTATTGATTTGTTTGGAAGGACTGTGTGGTGGGAGTGGGTATGTGAACACATTTTATCATGTgggcagagaaggaaatggtgATGAaaacgatgatgatgatggcggTAATGAGATGGGTGCTGATCAAAGAGTTTTGAAAGTGACGGgcatggagaagaaggcgatggAAAGGGAGTTTAGAATCGGTGCTGTTGGGGCGGCTGATTCGACTG GTATTTTATTTGCATCGCTCATCTCAATGCCCCTTGAAATCGCGCTGTGTCAGAGCCAGGTTGATCAAGGACGAACGATGTGTCGAGAACTGTAG